The following proteins come from a genomic window of Leopardus geoffroyi isolate Oge1 chromosome A3, O.geoffroyi_Oge1_pat1.0, whole genome shotgun sequence:
- the NCAPH gene encoding condensin complex subunit 2 isoform X1, whose protein sequence is MPLPRKAPLNTPGTPVLEDFPQNDDEKERLQRRRSRVLDLQFSADSPHLLASPSSRNIDVSATIPKFTNTQITEHYSTCIKLSTENKITTKNAFGLHLIDFMSEILKQKDTEPTNFKVAAGTLDASTKIYAVRVDAVHADVYRVLGGLGKDAPSPEVENHDADGSATETGTTKKAQKPKKKHSCKTIEQNISNLNVSEADRKCEIDPMFQKTAASFDECSTAGVFLSTLHCHDYRSELLFPSDVQTLSTEEPLELPDLGWVEMTDLKAPLQQCVEDCQICPSLAGFQFTKWDSEAHNESVSALVDKFKKNEQVFDINAEVEEDDCGDFPDGPMEDDFDANDEPEHSMAGDNAEFRSWKEPCHTHSCPEEMIPLGDGDIRTMCPLLSMKPGEYSYFSPRTMSMWAGPDHWRFRPRLKHDAASKSENKKKNTKKDFEIDFDDDIDFDIYFRKTKAATILTKSTLENQNWRATTLPTDFLYETDNLVQLHLKPGTRLLKMAQGQRAGTEHYEEIGDYDYNNPNDTSNFCPGLQAADSDYEESDDLFVGPVGTFDLTSCHPPKTTQENDDIPEVQGLDITSYGESNLVAEPQKVEVNKIEIHYAKTAKKMDMKKLKQSMWSLLTEFSKHADAETNHSETGKEGDMGKVADEKMLSGLTKDLQKSLPPLMAQNLSIPLAFACLLHLANEKLP, encoded by the exons GAATATTGACGTTTCAGCCACGATTCCTAAATTTACAAATACACAGATTACAGAACATTACTCCACCTGTATCAAACTATCCACTGAAAAT aaaattACTACCAAGAATGCTTTTGGTTTGCACTTGATTGATTTCATGTCAGAGATTCTTAAACAGAAAGACACCGAACCGACCAACTTTAAA GTGGCCGCTGGCACTCTGGATGCCAGCACCAAGATCTACGCTGTGCGGGTGGACGCTGTCCATGCCGATGTATACAGAGTCCTCGGGGGGCTGGGCAAAGATGCGCCATCTCCAGAGGTAGAAAACCATGATGCAG atgGAAGTGCTACCGAGACAGGAACAACCAAAAAGGCTCAAAAGCCAAAGAAGAAGCACTCCTGCAAAACCATCGAACAGAATATAAGCAACCTCAATGTCTCTGAAGCAGATCGGAAGTGTGAG ATCGATCCCATGTTTCAGAAGACAGCAGCCTCATTCGATGAGTGCAGCACAGCGGGGGTATTTCTCTCGACCCTCCACTGCCATGACTACAGAAGTGAGCTGCTGTTTCCTTCCGATGTCCAGACTCTCTCCACTGAAGAACCCCTGGAGTTGCCAGATTTAGGTTGGGTAGAAATGACAGATTTAAAGG CGCCCTTGCAACAGTGTGTGGAAGATTGCCAGATCTGCCCTTCCCTGGCCGGGTTCCAGTTCACTAAATGGGACAGCGAGGCACATAATGAG TCCGTGTCTGCCCTGGTAGACAAGTTCAAGAAAAACGAACAGGTGTTTGACATCAACGCCGAGGTAGAGGAGGATGACTGCGGGGATTTTCCTGATGGGCCCATGGAGGACGACTTTGATGCGAACGACGAGCCTGAGCACAGCATGGCTGGGGACAACGCTGAGTTCAGGAGCTGGAAGGAACCCTGCCACACTCATAGCTGCCC GGAAGAAATGATTCCCCTTGGGGATGGAGACATTAGGACCATGTGCCCCCTTCTGTCCATGAAACCTGGAGAATATTCCTATTTTAGTCCCCGTACCATGTCGATGTGGGCTGGCCCGGATCACTGGCGCTTTAGACCCCGACTCAAAC ATGATGCTGCCtccaaatcagaaaacaaaaagaagaatacaaagaaagattttgaaattGACTTTGATGATGATATTGACTTTGACATATATTTTCGAAAAACAAAG gctgcTACTATTCTGACCAAATCCACTTTGGAGAATCAGAATTGGAGAGCTACCACTCTTCCTACGGATTTCCTCTATGAGACTGATAATCTTGTCCAGCTGCATCTCAAACCAGGAACCAGG TTACTTAAGATGGCCCAAGGCCAGAGGGCAGGAACTGAACATTATGAAGAAATTGGAGACTATGATTACAACAACCCTAACGACACCTCCAACTTTTGCCCTGGATTACAG GCTGCTGACAGTGATTATGAAGAGTCGGATGATTTATTTGTGGGACCAGTTGGGACCTTTGACCTTACATCTTGCCATCCACCTAAAACAACACAAGAGAATGATGATATCCCTGAAGTCCAAGGATTGGACATCACCTCTTATGGGGAGTCGAATCTGGTAGCTGAACCTCAGAAGGTAGAG gtaaataaaattgaaattcattATGCCAAGACTGCCAAAAAGATGGACATGAAGAAGTTGAAGCAAAGCATGTGGAGTTTGCTGACAGAGTTCTCCAAGCATGCAGACGCGGAG ACAAACCACagtgaaactggaaaagaagGGGACATGGGAAAGGTGGCTGATGAGAAGATGCTCAGCGGGCTCACAAAGGACCTGCAGAAGAG CTTGCCTCCCCTTATGGCTCAGAACCTCTCTATACCTCTGGCCTTTGCCTGTCTCCTACATTTAGCCAATGAAAAG CTCCCCTGA